From Pseudanabaena sp. PCC 6802, one genomic window encodes:
- a CDS encoding MGMT family protein, translating into MSTYDRIYDVVRQIPKGQVATYGQIAELSDLVGKARLVGYALFQIDTPSSDIPWHRVINAKGEISYSPLRRGADYLQRSLLEQEGITFSVDGKVNLRQFRWQPRSLGN; encoded by the coding sequence ATGTCTACCTACGATCGCATCTATGACGTAGTGCGCCAGATCCCGAAAGGTCAGGTGGCGACCTACGGGCAGATTGCCGAGTTGTCCGATCTAGTTGGCAAAGCCAGGTTAGTTGGTTACGCCCTTTTCCAGATCGATACCCCCTCCTCTGATATCCCCTGGCATCGCGTCATTAATGCCAAAGGCGAAATATCCTACTCCCCCCTGCGACGTGGAGCCGATTACCTCCAGCGATCGCTGCTCGAACAGGAAGGCATCACATTCAGCGTTGACGGTAAAGTTAACCTGCGGCAGTTTCGCTGGCAGCCGCGATCGCTGGGTAATTAA
- a CDS encoding glucose-1-phosphate adenylyltransferase produces MKDVLSVILGGGQGSRLYPLTKRRAKPAVPLGGKYRLIDIPVSNCLNSGMEKIYVLTQFNSTSLNRHINQTYRPSSFSDGFVDILAAQQTPDNPGWFQGTADAVRQYLWLLESWAVRDFLILSGDQLYRMDYRQFVERHRSTDADITLSVLPVDQKKASAFGLLKIDESGRVVDFKEKPKGDELESMKVDTTTLGLDAAAAKDNPYIASMGIYVFKREAMIDLLNQQKEHTDFGKEIIPGAIASGRNVQAHLFMDYWEDIGTIEAFYNANLDLTKHPKAPFSLYEEDAPIYTRPRYLPPTKVLECQVRDSMISDGCIIDRSTVNHSVLGVRVQVSSGCTIEDSLLMGSDFYQTEEERAADLRAGKIPIGIGENTIIRRAIVDKNARIGKHVQIINKEGIQDTTSCEDKGYCICNGIVVVLKGATIPDYTTI; encoded by the coding sequence ATGAAAGACGTACTGTCGGTAATTTTGGGCGGCGGACAAGGTTCGCGCCTCTATCCCCTTACAAAACGGCGCGCTAAACCAGCAGTGCCACTGGGGGGCAAATATCGCCTCATCGACATCCCGGTCAGCAACTGCCTCAACTCCGGCATGGAAAAGATCTATGTCTTGACGCAATTTAACTCTACCTCACTCAACCGCCATATTAATCAAACCTACCGTCCGTCCTCCTTTTCTGACGGGTTTGTCGATATTCTCGCGGCGCAGCAAACCCCCGACAATCCAGGCTGGTTCCAAGGTACAGCCGATGCCGTGCGCCAGTATCTCTGGTTATTGGAGTCGTGGGCGGTGCGAGACTTTCTCATCCTCTCCGGCGACCAACTTTATCGCATGGACTACCGCCAGTTTGTGGAGCGCCATCGCAGCACTGATGCTGACATTACCCTCTCGGTGCTACCCGTAGACCAGAAGAAAGCATCGGCATTTGGCTTGCTGAAAATTGACGAGTCCGGTCGAGTGGTGGATTTCAAAGAAAAGCCCAAGGGTGATGAACTGGAGAGCATGAAGGTGGATACTACCACTCTGGGTTTGGATGCGGCAGCAGCCAAAGATAATCCCTACATTGCCTCGATGGGGATTTACGTGTTCAAGCGTGAAGCCATGATCGATCTGCTGAATCAACAAAAAGAACACACGGATTTTGGCAAAGAAATCATTCCGGGAGCGATCGCTTCAGGACGGAACGTACAGGCACACCTGTTCATGGATTATTGGGAGGACATCGGAACGATAGAAGCATTTTACAATGCTAATTTAGACTTGACGAAGCATCCCAAGGCACCGTTTAGCTTGTATGAGGAAGACGCGCCGATATATACCCGACCGAGGTATTTGCCCCCGACTAAGGTATTGGAATGTCAGGTGAGGGATTCGATGATCAGCGATGGCTGCATTATCGATCGCTCCACGGTGAATCATTCGGTGTTGGGCGTGCGGGTGCAGGTGAGTAGTGGCTGTACGATTGAAGACTCTTTGTTGATGGGGAGCGACTTTTACCAAACGGAGGAAGAGCGCGCGGCAGACTTGCGTGCGGGTAAGATACCGATAGGAATTGGTGAGAATACGATTATCCGGCGCGCGATCGTGGACAAGAACGCGCGGATCGGCAAGCACGTACAGATTATCAACAAGGAAGGGATTCAGGACACTACTAGTTGCGAGGACAAGGGATATTGCATTTGCAATGGGATAGTGGTGGTGCTCAAGGGCGCGACCATCCCGGATTACACGACGATTTAG
- a CDS encoding SH3 domain-containing protein, which produces MSKSRFLIARPILLGVTLFSLSLVGSLYKGDAWAEKLQPIDEGATDPSFQSFRKELLAAARRRDKNYIFSITAPDIKYTFGRGEGLADFKKHSGFSDPNHAIWGDLIEVLALGGVFESSDRGQKTFCTPYVFCKFPDKLDAFTNVVVIKPNVPLRKTPSANAPVVETLSHDIVQRNQEYRDSQWIKITTPNNKEGYVLHQEVRSPIDYRAVFIQVNGRWTMKTFISGD; this is translated from the coding sequence TTGAGTAAGTCTAGATTCCTAATAGCCAGACCAATACTTTTAGGAGTAACGCTATTCAGCCTATCGCTCGTAGGGAGCCTATATAAAGGGGATGCTTGGGCAGAGAAGCTTCAGCCCATTGACGAAGGCGCAACCGATCCATCATTCCAATCTTTTCGCAAGGAGTTATTAGCTGCTGCCAGGCGACGGGATAAGAACTACATTTTTAGCATTACCGCACCTGATATCAAATATACCTTTGGTCGCGGTGAAGGTTTAGCAGATTTCAAGAAGCACTCCGGCTTTAGCGATCCCAACCATGCTATCTGGGGAGATTTGATTGAAGTACTAGCGCTCGGTGGGGTATTTGAATCTAGCGATCGCGGCCAAAAGACATTTTGCACGCCCTACGTTTTCTGTAAATTTCCAGACAAGCTAGATGCTTTTACTAACGTAGTAGTTATTAAACCCAACGTTCCTCTGAGAAAAACTCCCAGTGCTAATGCTCCAGTAGTAGAAACATTATCCCATGACATCGTGCAACGAAATCAGGAATATAGAGATTCTCAATGGATAAAGATTACTACTCCCAATAATAAGGAGGGATACGTACTACATCAAGAAGTTCGCAGTCCGATAGACTATCGCGCGGTTTTTATTCAGGTCAATGGGAGATGGACAATGAAAACATTCATTTCTGGCGATTGA
- a CDS encoding DUF3352 domain-containing protein, with protein sequence MSEKKSNILVPVVGAAIVAAGGAGAYFYFKNNITLGPAQVVSAAKIVPQQVIMAASISTDGAAWSQLEQFQTPETKKIFDEALKQIQASAAKNEVDFEKDIKPWAGNIMFAILPGKPAVSQSNRSQLRALPVSTSSLAQEAPATTGKGEPNLLFVVEIKDKEKANQFIEKTKSKNNQKFQQIDYRGIQINEETGSTGQPTIYAFVDNFLVLAPQKASLEKAIDTYKGGASVANSLTAENLELKNPVIQFYMPNFPDAVQQLTALNPEAAQIPQASLEQLKLIKSVNVGVGIDGDGIRLKGVTKIDPNYLKVEFKPSPGKVIAQFPSETFALISGVNIKARWEQFTQDAEKIPELKTALTEVRQQAKSSPLAIDVDKDIFGWMDGEFALAGITNSEGVLAPVGAAPALVFQTSNRPAAEALLKKLDDYIKSNSGTVETKDVSGVAVTQWSFPGAQNVISHGWYAQDAFFVTAGPLANALATKPANALDSSQAFKTITGSLLSPNLGYFYLDADKTWALITEKVPTVKSEVPPEANAFISSVRGIAGTAVMPDKSTSRFELLLALKKGGK encoded by the coding sequence ATGTCTGAAAAAAAATCAAATATCCTGGTACCCGTAGTTGGCGCGGCAATTGTCGCAGCAGGGGGGGCAGGAGCCTACTTCTACTTCAAAAACAATATCACGCTGGGGCCAGCCCAGGTAGTTAGCGCGGCAAAGATCGTACCCCAGCAGGTAATTATGGCTGCCTCTATCTCTACTGATGGAGCAGCTTGGTCGCAATTAGAGCAGTTCCAAACGCCTGAGACCAAAAAAATCTTTGATGAGGCCTTAAAGCAAATTCAGGCATCAGCCGCTAAGAATGAAGTTGACTTTGAAAAAGACATCAAACCCTGGGCAGGTAACATTATGTTTGCGATCCTACCTGGCAAACCTGCCGTATCGCAGTCCAACCGCAGCCAGTTACGTGCGTTGCCTGTCTCGACTAGCAGCCTTGCTCAAGAAGCCCCTGCAACCACAGGTAAAGGCGAACCCAATCTGCTATTTGTGGTTGAAATAAAAGACAAGGAGAAGGCTAACCAATTTATAGAAAAGACAAAGTCTAAGAACAACCAGAAATTCCAGCAAATTGACTATAGGGGCATTCAAATTAATGAGGAAACAGGCAGTACCGGCCAACCGACGATCTATGCCTTTGTGGATAATTTTCTCGTACTAGCACCCCAGAAAGCCTCACTAGAAAAAGCGATCGACACCTATAAAGGTGGGGCATCTGTTGCTAATTCATTGACTGCCGAGAACTTGGAGCTTAAGAATCCAGTTATTCAGTTCTACATGCCCAACTTCCCCGATGCCGTGCAGCAGTTGACTGCTCTTAATCCTGAGGCTGCTCAAATCCCCCAAGCATCTTTAGAGCAACTGAAGTTGATCAAATCTGTCAATGTTGGTGTGGGCATAGATGGTGATGGCATTAGATTAAAGGGCGTTACCAAGATCGACCCTAATTACTTGAAGGTTGAATTCAAGCCATCTCCAGGCAAAGTGATCGCCCAGTTCCCATCTGAGACATTTGCCTTAATTTCAGGTGTAAATATCAAAGCACGGTGGGAACAATTTACTCAAGATGCGGAGAAAATTCCCGAACTGAAAACAGCCCTGACTGAGGTAAGGCAGCAGGCCAAGTCGTCACCCCTAGCGATCGATGTTGACAAGGATATCTTTGGATGGATGGATGGTGAGTTTGCGCTGGCTGGCATTACCAACAGCGAAGGGGTTCTAGCTCCAGTTGGAGCTGCCCCTGCTTTGGTTTTCCAAACCAGCAACCGTCCTGCGGCTGAAGCTTTGCTGAAGAAGTTGGATGACTACATCAAAAGCAATAGTGGCACGGTAGAGACTAAAGATGTTAGTGGTGTTGCAGTGACGCAGTGGTCGTTCCCTGGTGCCCAAAACGTCATTAGTCATGGTTGGTACGCACAAGATGCATTTTTTGTTACGGCTGGGCCTTTGGCAAATGCACTAGCTACAAAGCCTGCTAACGCTCTCGATAGCAGCCAAGCATTTAAGACTATTACAGGTTCGCTTTTAAGTCCTAACCTTGGCTATTTTTACCTGGATGCAGACAAAACCTGGGCGTTGATTACTGAAAAAGTGCCAACTGTAAAATCTGAAGTTCCACCAGAAGCTAATGCCTTTATTAGTTCAGTACGGGGGATAGCTGGTACAGCCGTCATGCCCGACAAGTCTACCAGCAGGTTTGAACTACTCCTCGCCCTCAAAAAAGGCGGTAAATAG
- a CDS encoding alpha/beta fold hydrolase, with protein MSPSKLLVQIQAHRQILNLPHIDLSYLEWNQGQEPLLLLHGLADSSAVWLSLAESLQDRYHIIAPDLRGHGDSSKPANGYRCGDIIADLEALMDSAGWRSTHAIAHSWSAKVVAVWARQKPQRLRSAILVDPFFIDRMPNWLGLTLPIIYRTLPFLKTMGPFASYELAEQQARQLKQYRGWSDLQQAVFRASMEQKPNGRWGSKFVVQARDEIFEDTMQVTGLTEPLEIPTLFLQPDGGLNRLEWQLKSYRTYLKNLQIQKIPGNHWTFLVEPLAFNQAVADFLEKHSA; from the coding sequence ATGTCTCCGTCAAAATTATTAGTGCAAATCCAGGCTCATCGCCAAATTTTAAATCTGCCGCACATCGACCTCAGCTATTTGGAGTGGAACCAGGGACAGGAGCCGCTGCTTTTGCTGCACGGGTTGGCTGATAGTAGCGCGGTATGGCTGAGTTTGGCAGAATCTTTGCAGGATCGCTACCATATTATCGCCCCAGATTTACGCGGACATGGAGACAGCAGCAAACCTGCCAATGGCTACCGTTGTGGCGATATCATTGCCGATTTAGAAGCTTTAATGGATAGCGCTGGCTGGCGATCGACCCATGCGATCGCTCATTCCTGGTCGGCTAAAGTGGTGGCGGTGTGGGCCAGACAAAAACCACAGCGCTTGCGCAGCGCGATCCTGGTCGATCCGTTTTTCATCGATCGCATGCCCAATTGGCTGGGATTGACCCTACCGATTATTTATCGCACGCTGCCCTTCCTCAAAACGATGGGGCCATTTGCCAGCTACGAGCTAGCAGAACAACAGGCACGCCAGCTCAAACAGTATCGAGGTTGGAGCGATCTTCAGCAGGCGGTATTCCGAGCCAGCATGGAACAGAAACCGAACGGACGGTGGGGCAGCAAGTTTGTCGTACAGGCTAGGGATGAGATCTTTGAGGACACAATGCAGGTAACAGGGCTGACGGAGCCATTGGAGATTCCTACTCTTTTCCTCCAACCAGACGGAGGCTTGAATCGCCTGGAATGGCAGCTAAAGTCCTATCGCACTTACCTCAAAAATCTACAGATTCAAAAAATACCTGGCAACCACTGGACTTTTTTGGTAGAACCACTAGCATTTAACCAGGCTGTAGCCGATTTTCTAGAGAAGCACAGTGCTTGA